The following coding sequences lie in one Epinephelus lanceolatus isolate andai-2023 chromosome 24, ASM4190304v1, whole genome shotgun sequence genomic window:
- the LOC117255915 gene encoding ras-related and estrogen-regulated growth inhibitor — translation MVPVKLLILGAQNTGKTALCVRFITKRFIGEYDHKKEVTYRCSRVVDQEAIDLEILDIACKENCVASLESSIRWADGFLLLYSITQRLSFLEVPQLKKLIDQTKQSLVVPTVLVANKADLEIGREVTTEEGQRLAKDLRCSFRELSVAEAFLAVEAAVFQLIRLVLDQQRPLPDRRSYMLTVRHALTRKLTRSKTMQW, via the exons ATGGTTCCAGTTAAACTCCTCATTCTGGGAGCTCAGAACACTGGAAAAACAG cACTGTGTGTTCGTTTCATAACCAAGCGCTTCATTGGTGAATACGACCATAAGAAGG AGGTGACCTACCGATGCAGTCGGGTGGTGGACCAGGAAGCTATTGACCTGGAGATATTGGATATAGCCTGTAAG GAAAACTGTGTGGCTTCTTTGGAGTCCTCCATCCGCTGGGCAGATGGTTTCTTGCTGCTCTACTCCATCACACAACGCCTCAGCTTCCTGGAGGTCCCTCAGCTCAAGAAACTCATCGACCAGACCAAACAGAGTCTGG ttgttCCCACAGTGCTGGTAGCCAATAAGGCAGACTTGGAAATTGGCAGGGAGGTGACAACAGAGGAAGGACAGAGACTGGCAAAGGACTTAAG gtgcaGTTTCAGGGAGCTGTCGGTCGCAGAAGCTTTTTTAGCTGTGGAAGCAGCCGTGTTTCAGCTCATCAG GTTGGTGTTGGATCAGCAGCGCCCTCTTCCTGACCGCCGCTCCTACATGCT